A region from the Bradyrhizobium erythrophlei genome encodes:
- a CDS encoding phospholipid carrier-dependent glycosyltransferase, with the protein MPEPPRSLQAAAARLAIGLGRFPLFAIVCLGLALRCLWWLKYPDINSPDATVYLKEADILFATGTMKTIVYMPLYPLLIHIAGANGVIVLQIVLSTISIYLGYRIASDIWRRQSAGLVAAAMMAVHPMLIYYSTFRLTETVFIFLLLSGLVALYRNHVLAAALAFTLANLTRPSLDLFFPVIIAAATFATQSSPSVREIGRRLGIYALVYVALMSPWWLHNYTKYHRFVRLDLAGGITMILENNEQFEQYGLDWSKYAPWAPFAHITDPVEQDEAMRSAALDYIRTHPLAWLRGDVDRAERFFTPSDLNYSKLQRIVSDVVVTIMLIGALLSLTYSRIRWRVLLPLWLPIIFLTAIHLSFHATARYRLPLDPLLIALASGVLARGQSPKDFISDRLVWRGIGLRRA; encoded by the coding sequence GTGCCTGAACCACCCCGCAGCCTTCAGGCCGCGGCTGCTCGGCTTGCCATCGGGCTCGGACGCTTTCCGCTCTTCGCCATCGTGTGCCTGGGTCTCGCGCTGCGTTGCCTTTGGTGGCTGAAATATCCGGACATCAATTCGCCGGATGCGACTGTTTACCTCAAGGAAGCGGACATTCTGTTCGCTACCGGCACGATGAAAACCATCGTTTATATGCCGCTCTACCCCCTCCTCATTCACATCGCCGGCGCAAACGGAGTCATCGTTCTTCAGATCGTCCTTTCGACGATCTCAATCTATCTCGGATACCGGATCGCCTCCGATATCTGGCGCAGGCAGTCTGCCGGGCTGGTCGCCGCCGCCATGATGGCGGTCCATCCGATGCTGATTTATTACAGTACTTTCCGGCTGACAGAGACGGTCTTCATTTTTCTGCTGCTGTCGGGTCTCGTTGCGCTCTATCGAAACCACGTCCTCGCCGCCGCACTCGCATTCACGCTCGCCAACCTGACGCGGCCCTCGCTGGATCTCTTTTTCCCGGTGATTATCGCCGCAGCCACGTTCGCGACGCAAAGCAGCCCTTCCGTTCGCGAAATCGGAAGACGTCTCGGCATATACGCTCTCGTCTACGTCGCGCTGATGTCGCCGTGGTGGTTGCACAATTACACGAAATACCACCGCTTCGTCCGTCTCGATCTGGCCGGGGGCATCACGATGATTTTGGAAAACAACGAACAATTCGAGCAATACGGGCTCGACTGGTCGAAATACGCGCCTTGGGCGCCGTTCGCGCATATCACCGATCCGGTGGAGCAAGACGAGGCGATGCGATCAGCGGCACTCGATTATATTCGGACCCATCCTTTGGCGTGGCTGCGCGGCGACGTCGATCGTGCAGAACGGTTCTTTACCCCCAGCGACCTCAACTACAGCAAGCTGCAGCGGATTGTTTCCGACGTGGTGGTGACGATCATGCTGATCGGCGCGTTGTTGTCGCTCACCTACTCCAGGATTCGCTGGAGGGTTCTTCTGCCGCTCTGGCTTCCGATCATCTTCCTCACGGCAATTCATCTTTCGTTTCACGCCACGGCGCGCTATCGCTTGCCGCTCGATCCGCTTCTGATCGCTTTGGCAAGTGGTGTCCTTGCTCGCGGGCAGTCGCCGAAGGATTTCATATCCGATAGACTGGTTTGGCGAGGCATCGGTTTGCGCCGGGCATGA
- a CDS encoding His-rich protein BRANT has protein sequence MLKTISAALLAVSVLAAPALAAGQATHQATKTAQTPVIKAEQVKTKPSVLNANATMGRHHVRHASHHRFHKHIGSLKSHKFSKVSTKHVTPATKRG, from the coding sequence ATGTTGAAGACCATTTCCGCAGCCCTGCTTGCAGTTTCCGTTCTCGCCGCACCCGCGCTGGCTGCTGGCCAAGCCACCCATCAGGCCACCAAGACGGCGCAGACACCTGTCATCAAGGCCGAGCAGGTGAAGACCAAGCCGAGCGTGCTGAACGCCAACGCCACGATGGGCCGCCATCATGTCCGGCATGCCAGCCATCATCGCTTTCACAAGCACATCGGCTCGCTGAAGTCGCACAAGTTCTCCAAGGTTTCGACCAAGCACGTTACGCCCGCCACCAAGCGCGGCTAA
- a CDS encoding alpha/beta fold hydrolase, producing the protein MSARFEPIIGRYMHLDLFGRTHRIYVEQAGEGTPLLCLHTAGADGRQYRALMNDERITQRHRVIAFDMPWHGKSSPPAGWHDEEYQLTSAHYTTIILAIMTALELDRPILIGCSIGGRIALHLALEHPERFRAIIGLQAGAHVDPYYDLNFLHRPDVHGGEIAAAVVSGLVGPDAPDHERWETLWHYMQGGPGVFKGDLYFYKLDGDIRDRVAQIDTSRCPLFLLSGEYDYSCTPEETLAVARSVPGSEAAIMKGLGHFPMSENPAEFFNYLLPVLEKIGARGSLVAAK; encoded by the coding sequence ATGAGCGCGCGCTTCGAGCCGATCATCGGCCGCTACATGCATCTCGATCTGTTCGGGCGCACACACCGCATCTATGTCGAGCAGGCAGGCGAGGGCACGCCGCTGCTGTGTCTCCACACCGCGGGCGCCGACGGCCGCCAATACCGGGCGCTGATGAACGACGAACGCATCACGCAGCGCCACCGCGTGATCGCCTTCGACATGCCCTGGCACGGCAAATCCTCGCCGCCTGCCGGCTGGCACGATGAGGAATACCAACTCACCTCGGCGCACTACACCACCATCATCCTCGCGATCATGACCGCGCTCGAACTCGACCGGCCGATCCTGATCGGCTGCTCGATCGGCGGGCGCATCGCGCTGCATCTGGCGCTCGAACACCCCGAACGCTTTCGTGCCATCATCGGCCTGCAGGCCGGTGCGCATGTCGATCCCTATTACGACCTGAATTTCCTGCACCGCCCCGACGTGCACGGCGGTGAGATCGCTGCCGCCGTCGTTTCCGGACTGGTCGGACCCGATGCGCCCGATCACGAGCGCTGGGAAACGTTGTGGCATTACATGCAGGGCGGCCCCGGCGTCTTCAAAGGCGACCTCTATTTCTACAAGCTCGACGGCGACATCCGCGACCGCGTCGCGCAGATCGACACCAGCCGCTGTCCATTGTTTCTGTTGTCGGGCGAATACGACTATTCGTGCACGCCGGAGGAAACGCTCGCCGTCGCCAGGAGCGTGCCCGGCTCCGAGGCGGCCATCATGAAGGGGCTCGGCCATTTCCCGATGAGCGAGAACCCGGCGGAGTTTTTCAACTATCTGCTGCCGGTGCTGGAGAAGATCGGGGCAAGGGGATCGTTGGTGGCCGCGAAGTAG
- a CDS encoding ATP-binding protein: MAVALLPAIAIQAYNEFELRAARQVELQNQALSLAKLAAAEQQQIVQGIHQVLVALSELPAIKARDSNACNAYLATMKQRFPGFLTFLVADLNGRTFCDSNTEHRVVDISARAYFNNTLKTQAFTVGEFSVGLSVPQNVIQFALPFYGDDDRLDGVIIAALSLDWLARYIAEKGVPEGAALVITDRNGTCLARSPHNSRFVGKKMAADEYLKLDHGTAAEILDLDGVARIVGFAPMGPDSGGLLVSYGLDKAQAFKTIQHGTRRDIFLIVLSAALVLLLTSLGARRFIHRPLGLLVDAANQWRRGEFAQRVNIREKSEIGRVADAFNIMADALEHREHELYAAKEKAEDAAARITTIFESTTDSVLIIDKDWRVSYVNERASMQLSRGRDVIGMDVSEAFEDAADTEALRLLRAAMLDGRPASFEALCAQRQIWYSLNAFPSDQGIAVYFRDITEHKYAVEARRLAEEQLHQSQKMEAVGQLTGGVAHDFNNILAVISGNLELIEDMAGRSRVRQFAATARRAADRGAKITAQLLSFSRQQRLNPELVNANARLAEFEGLIRQAVGAKCEVRLRSGERLWLCLVDPALLEVALLNLVLNARDAMPDGGILEIETQNVVLDECAVAGNASGRYVRLSVKDTGCGMTPEVRDRIFEPFYTTKGTGKGTGLGLSMVYGFARQSGGHVTVESTPAVGTTMSLYLPAATRKPNAPAKAVQDLDNVPAGSERILLVEDNEDILEVTSGMLTKLGYRVRSAPNGAEAIRMLEKCQNFDLLLSDIVMPGGISGVELAHEARRLRKGIKILLTSGYAGDVLERHRSLEQFPFIRKPFRRADLAQRLRSILHESESP; this comes from the coding sequence GTGGCGGTAGCTTTGCTGCCGGCGATCGCGATCCAGGCCTATAACGAGTTCGAATTGCGGGCGGCGCGCCAGGTCGAGCTGCAGAACCAGGCATTGAGCCTGGCCAAGCTCGCCGCAGCGGAACAGCAGCAGATCGTTCAGGGAATCCATCAGGTCCTTGTCGCGCTCTCGGAACTTCCCGCAATCAAGGCGCGCGACAGCAACGCTTGCAATGCCTACCTTGCCACGATGAAGCAGCGGTTTCCGGGCTTCCTGACCTTCCTCGTGGCTGACCTCAATGGCCGGACCTTCTGCGACAGCAACACCGAGCATCGCGTTGTCGACATCTCCGCGCGGGCCTACTTTAACAACACGCTGAAGACCCAGGCATTTACCGTCGGGGAATTCTCGGTCGGCCTGTCGGTGCCGCAGAACGTGATTCAGTTTGCGCTGCCGTTCTACGGCGACGATGACCGCCTTGACGGCGTCATCATTGCGGCTCTCAGCCTCGATTGGCTCGCCCGCTATATTGCCGAGAAGGGCGTTCCGGAGGGAGCCGCACTCGTCATCACGGATCGCAACGGAACGTGCCTCGCCCGCTCCCCCCATAACAGCCGGTTCGTCGGCAAGAAAATGGCCGCCGACGAATACCTGAAACTCGACCATGGCACCGCGGCCGAGATCCTCGACCTCGACGGTGTGGCGCGGATTGTCGGCTTCGCCCCCATGGGGCCTGATTCCGGAGGACTTCTCGTCAGCTATGGCCTCGACAAGGCCCAGGCGTTCAAGACGATCCAGCACGGTACGCGGCGCGACATTTTCCTTATCGTGCTGAGCGCGGCGCTTGTATTGCTGCTGACGTCGTTGGGCGCCCGACGCTTCATCCATCGGCCGCTCGGCCTGCTGGTCGATGCCGCGAACCAATGGCGGCGCGGCGAATTCGCCCAACGTGTGAATATTCGGGAAAAGTCCGAGATCGGCCGGGTCGCCGACGCATTCAACATCATGGCCGATGCGCTGGAGCACCGCGAGCACGAACTATATGCGGCAAAGGAGAAGGCCGAGGATGCCGCGGCCCGGATCACGACGATTTTCGAGAGCACGACCGACAGCGTGCTCATCATCGATAAGGACTGGCGCGTCAGCTACGTCAATGAACGGGCCAGCATGCAGCTCTCCAGAGGACGCGACGTCATTGGTATGGACGTCTCGGAGGCGTTCGAGGACGCGGCCGACACGGAAGCGCTCAGGTTGCTTCGGGCGGCGATGCTGGATGGGCGCCCGGCCTCGTTCGAAGCGCTCTGCGCTCAGCGCCAAATCTGGTACTCGCTCAATGCGTTCCCCTCCGACCAGGGCATCGCTGTCTACTTCCGGGATATTACCGAGCACAAATACGCCGTGGAGGCACGACGCCTCGCCGAGGAGCAACTCCACCAGAGCCAGAAGATGGAGGCGGTGGGTCAGCTCACCGGAGGCGTCGCTCACGACTTCAACAACATACTTGCGGTGATATCCGGAAACCTGGAGCTCATCGAGGACATGGCGGGCCGCAGCAGGGTCCGGCAGTTCGCCGCGACCGCGCGCCGGGCCGCCGATCGGGGAGCAAAAATCACCGCCCAGCTTCTGTCCTTTTCCCGGCAGCAAAGATTGAACCCGGAACTGGTCAACGCCAATGCGCGCCTTGCGGAATTCGAGGGGCTGATCCGCCAGGCGGTCGGAGCAAAGTGCGAGGTGAGACTGCGAAGCGGAGAGCGGCTGTGGCTGTGCCTTGTCGATCCGGCGCTGCTGGAAGTCGCCCTTCTCAACCTCGTGCTCAATGCGCGCGACGCCATGCCGGATGGCGGCATCCTCGAGATCGAGACGCAGAATGTCGTTCTGGATGAATGCGCCGTCGCCGGAAACGCGTCCGGACGGTATGTCAGGCTGTCCGTCAAGGATACCGGCTGCGGGATGACGCCCGAAGTACGCGACCGGATCTTCGAGCCCTTCTACACGACCAAGGGGACCGGCAAGGGTACCGGGCTCGGCCTCAGCATGGTCTACGGCTTTGCCCGACAATCCGGAGGGCACGTTACCGTCGAGAGCACGCCGGCAGTGGGGACCACAATGAGCCTGTACCTGCCTGCAGCCACGCGAAAGCCGAATGCCCCGGCGAAAGCCGTTCAAGACCTGGACAACGTCCCGGCAGGATCCGAGCGCATCCTGCTCGTCGAGGACAATGAGGACATTCTGGAGGTGACATCGGGGATGCTGACTAAGCTCGGCTACCGCGTGCGTTCCGCGCCGAACGGTGCGGAGGCCATCCGGATGCTCGAGAAATGCCAGAATTTCGACCTCCTGCTCAGCGATATCGTGATGCCGGGCGGAATCAGTGGTGTCGAGCTTGCCCACGAAGCGAGGCGACTGCGCAAGGGCATCAAGATCCTGCTCACCTCGGGCTACGCCGGGGATGTATTGGAACGACACCGTTCGTTGGAACAGTTTCCGTTCATCCGCAAGCCGTTCCGGCGGGCAGACCTGGCGCAGCGCCTGCGATCGATCCTGCACGAATCCGAAAGCCCCTGA
- a CDS encoding urease accessory protein, whose translation MFGILGLGFLLGMQHALEADHVAAVSSIAARRTDISDIVKHGLTWGLGHTLTLFAFAGVAILLGHAIPEHFAQPLETAVGIMLVGLGAHVLWRLWRDRIHFHAHGHGDGTVHVHAHSHAGETVPHARAAHAHAHGFRWRTLLVGLMHGMAGSAALLVLAVSQASSAVAGLGYVALFGIGSMVGMGALSAAIAVPLAVSARWLTWANGGLQGAVGVITMSIGVRTIVATVFA comes from the coding sequence ATGTTTGGAATTCTGGGGCTTGGATTTCTGCTCGGCATGCAGCACGCGCTCGAGGCCGACCATGTCGCGGCGGTGTCCTCGATCGCCGCCCGCCGCACCGACATCTCCGACATCGTCAAGCACGGTCTGACCTGGGGGCTCGGGCATACCCTCACCCTGTTCGCCTTCGCCGGTGTCGCCATCCTGCTCGGGCACGCCATCCCCGAACATTTCGCGCAGCCGCTCGAGACCGCCGTCGGCATCATGCTGGTCGGCCTCGGGGCGCATGTGCTGTGGCGGCTGTGGCGCGACCGCATTCACTTTCATGCCCACGGCCATGGCGACGGCACCGTGCATGTCCACGCCCACAGCCATGCCGGCGAAACCGTGCCGCATGCCCGCGCCGCCCACGCCCATGCGCACGGTTTCCGCTGGCGCACGCTGCTGGTGGGATTGATGCACGGCATGGCCGGCTCCGCGGCGCTGTTGGTGCTGGCGGTATCGCAGGCCTCCAGCGCGGTGGCCGGACTCGGCTATGTCGCGCTGTTCGGGATCGGCTCGATGGTCGGGATGGGCGCGCTCTCGGCGGCGATTGCGGTGCCGCTCGCGGTCTCCGCGCGCTGGCTGACCTGGGCCAATGGCGGACTGCAGGGCGCGGTCGGCGTGATCACGATGTCGATCGGCGTGCGCACCATCGTCGCGACGGTGTTTGCGTAG
- a CDS encoding dienelactone hydrolase family protein, with amino-acid sequence MHDQDIDYRSEAVTLRGHLAFDETAGDPRPGVLVFHEGLGLGDFAIARARKLAELGYVAFAADMFGDRRQAHSLQEATHLVGGLRNDLQTLRARARAALVTLAALPQVDTSRLGAIGFCFGGSVALELARDGADLAAVVSFHGVLTNQMPAVRGKLTARVLVCTGADDPLAPPEHIRAFEEEMRSAGVQDWQVVSYGNTLHGLPIRRRMVRSCAPRSTTRRPTAAPGHRCAACLRRPFIPDGSGLNIAKAVIGVTSLRANGSARSAAR; translated from the coding sequence ATGCATGATCAGGACATCGATTACCGCAGCGAGGCAGTCACGTTGCGGGGGCATCTCGCCTTCGACGAAACCGCCGGGGACCCGCGGCCGGGCGTGCTGGTGTTTCACGAGGGGCTGGGACTGGGCGACTTTGCGATCGCGCGGGCGCGCAAGCTGGCGGAACTTGGCTATGTCGCGTTCGCCGCCGACATGTTCGGCGACCGCCGGCAGGCGCACAGTCTGCAGGAAGCGACCCATCTGGTCGGCGGCCTTCGCAACGATCTGCAAACCCTGCGCGCGCGTGCGCGTGCCGCGTTGGTGACGCTCGCCGCGCTGCCGCAGGTCGATACAAGCAGGCTGGGCGCGATCGGTTTCTGCTTCGGCGGCTCGGTGGCCCTCGAGCTTGCGCGCGACGGCGCCGATCTTGCGGCCGTCGTCAGCTTTCACGGCGTGCTCACCAACCAGATGCCGGCGGTGCGCGGCAAGCTGACGGCCCGCGTGCTGGTCTGCACCGGCGCAGACGATCCGCTGGCGCCGCCGGAACATATCCGGGCATTCGAGGAAGAAATGCGCAGCGCCGGGGTCCAGGACTGGCAGGTCGTCAGTTACGGCAACACGCTGCACGGTTTACCAATCCGACGGCGGATGGTTCGATCATGCGCGCCGCGCTCTACAACGAGACGGCCGACCGCCGCTCCTGGGCATCGATGCGCGGCCTGTTTGAGGAGGCCTTTCATACCTGACGGGTCAGGCCTGAATATTGCAAAGGCAGTCATTGGTGTAACATCATTGCGAGCCAACGGGTCGGCGCGTAGCGCCGCCCGATGA
- a CDS encoding B12-binding domain-containing radical SAM protein: MRTRVIHLINPKTDSLTTRPIYLNRALYSPLAGLLAVAAVIPGDRYEVVLTDENIETIDFGLKADLVGISAMTSYVNRGYEIADRFRASGTPVAMGGVHPSFMPQEALQHCDAVVIGEVELVIDKLLDDLEHGAMRGLYKSDVLHPMAGMRMPRYDLLKKHRYVNRTFVQTSRGCHQGCTFCAEPLMNGLKFRYRPVDEVIEEMENCGSRTISINDADFFGTPDRPKEVMRAMRGRGLQWQAGVTSKLAQDDRMLELAAQSGCTMLSIGFESISRETLKSVHKHVNRPENFMALVDKVHSYGISVFGLFMFGFDSDNTSVFGETVDFNVAARYDACAYSVLTPYPGTLTWYEMKKAGRVVSFDWTMYDQGHVVYQPAGMSADELRLGQSSAYENFYSKSSIARRFPLRGARHRAQWLIYNLFMRKASQTENIESIAPPTAEPELAPMPPILPVKREWRAAVLEAADGPRRISERG; this comes from the coding sequence GTGCGTACTCGCGTCATCCATCTCATCAATCCCAAGACCGACTCACTGACGACCCGCCCGATCTATCTCAATCGCGCGCTGTATTCTCCGCTTGCCGGCTTGCTCGCCGTCGCAGCGGTGATCCCGGGCGACCGATACGAAGTGGTGCTGACGGACGAGAACATCGAGACCATCGATTTCGGGCTGAAGGCCGACCTCGTCGGGATTTCCGCGATGACGAGTTATGTCAACCGCGGCTATGAAATCGCCGACAGGTTTCGCGCCAGCGGCACCCCGGTCGCGATGGGCGGCGTCCACCCGAGCTTCATGCCGCAGGAGGCGCTTCAGCATTGCGACGCGGTAGTGATCGGCGAAGTCGAACTCGTGATCGACAAGCTCTTGGACGACCTCGAGCATGGGGCGATGCGCGGACTTTACAAGTCCGACGTGCTGCATCCGATGGCCGGGATGAGAATGCCCCGTTACGACCTCCTGAAGAAACACCGCTACGTCAATCGCACCTTTGTCCAGACCTCGCGCGGCTGTCACCAGGGCTGCACCTTTTGTGCCGAACCGCTGATGAACGGCCTGAAGTTTCGCTATCGCCCCGTCGACGAAGTGATCGAGGAGATGGAGAATTGCGGATCGCGCACCATCTCGATCAATGACGCCGATTTTTTCGGCACGCCGGACCGGCCGAAGGAAGTAATGCGCGCGATGCGGGGGCGCGGACTGCAATGGCAGGCCGGTGTTACCTCGAAGCTCGCGCAGGATGACCGGATGCTCGAACTCGCAGCGCAAAGCGGCTGCACCATGCTGAGCATCGGTTTCGAGTCCATCTCGCGGGAAACGCTGAAGAGCGTCCACAAGCACGTCAACCGGCCGGAAAACTTCATGGCGCTGGTCGACAAGGTGCATTCCTACGGCATCTCGGTGTTCGGCCTGTTCATGTTCGGATTCGACAGCGACAACACCTCGGTGTTCGGTGAAACCGTCGATTTCAACGTCGCGGCGAGGTACGACGCCTGCGCCTATTCGGTGCTGACGCCCTATCCCGGCACGCTCACCTGGTACGAGATGAAAAAGGCCGGCCGCGTCGTGTCCTTTGACTGGACCATGTACGACCAGGGTCACGTGGTCTACCAGCCGGCCGGAATGTCGGCGGACGAATTGCGGCTCGGTCAGAGCAGCGCCTACGAGAATTTCTATTCCAAGTCCTCGATCGCCAGGCGGTTTCCGCTGCGCGGCGCGCGGCATCGCGCGCAGTGGCTGATCTACAATCTCTTCATGCGCAAGGCCTCGCAGACCGAGAACATCGAATCGATCGCCCCACCCACGGCCGAACCGGAACTCGCGCCGATGCCCCCGATCCTGCCGGTGAAGCGCGAATGGCGCGCCGCGGTGCTGGAGGCGGCCGACGGCCCGAGGAGGATTTCCGAGCGCGGCTAG
- a CDS encoding DUF6894 family protein — protein MVYFFHIVGGSELYPDELGRRLPTLESAKRHAKVLADELRTGGDFFGSSFVRVVDEHGNTVFECPVSCQ, from the coding sequence ATGGTTTACTTCTTTCACATCGTTGGTGGTTCAGAACTGTATCCCGATGAACTGGGACGTCGTCTGCCCACGCTTGAATCCGCAAAACGTCACGCTAAGGTCCTTGCTGACGAATTGAGGACGGGCGGCGACTTCTTCGGATCAAGTTTCGTTCGCGTCGTTGATGAGCACGGCAATACAGTCTTCGAATGCCCGGTATCGTGCCAATAA
- a CDS encoding outer membrane protein translates to MKKFLLGGAAFIAFAAPVFAADMPARTYTKAPVYTAPQAVYDWTGFYIGGHIGGAFAGNNSLEGSGGRFLGGVQGGADYQFATNWVIGAEAQYSWLANNNNGAVFPGGTLVTTNNNQLGSVTGRLGYTWGPALLYAKGGYAWRDNPNVGVSVGGVPAAFTTDGSHKDGYTVGAGLEYMFAPNWSAKAEYQYYNFGNTTFTSGPAPIVGSRFRDDEHTVKVGVNYRFGWGGPTAPRY, encoded by the coding sequence ATGAAGAAATTTCTGCTCGGCGGAGCTGCCTTTATCGCATTCGCGGCTCCCGTGTTCGCGGCTGACATGCCTGCGCGTACCTACACCAAGGCTCCGGTCTATACGGCGCCGCAGGCGGTCTATGACTGGACCGGTTTCTATATCGGCGGCCATATCGGCGGCGCGTTCGCGGGCAATAACAGCCTGGAAGGAAGTGGCGGCCGGTTCCTGGGCGGCGTGCAGGGCGGCGCCGACTACCAGTTCGCCACCAACTGGGTGATCGGCGCGGAAGCTCAGTACAGCTGGTTGGCCAACAACAACAATGGCGCGGTCTTCCCGGGCGGCACGCTCGTGACCACCAACAACAACCAGCTCGGCTCGGTGACCGGCCGGCTCGGCTACACCTGGGGTCCGGCACTGCTCTACGCCAAGGGCGGCTACGCCTGGCGCGACAACCCCAATGTCGGCGTGAGCGTCGGTGGCGTGCCGGCGGCTTTCACGACCGATGGCAGTCACAAGGACGGTTACACCGTCGGCGCCGGCCTCGAATACATGTTTGCGCCGAACTGGTCGGCAAAGGCCGAGTACCAGTATTACAATTTCGGCAACACCACCTTCACTAGTGGGCCGGCTCCGATCGTGGGCTCCCGTTTCCGCGACGACGAGCATACCGTCAAGGTCGGCGTCAACTACCGCTTCGGCTGGGGCGGCCCGACCGCCCCGCGTTACTGA
- a CDS encoding tetratricopeptide repeat protein: MNKLAIRLLTLAMFTMALVVVPLLTPAHASGDENPSPPASSGTKKGKKDKSSSLEDGRFIAAYHAAYATVYDRNDYTAAIEQLKALGHDDNASVATLIGYSYRKLGDYKVSQIWYERALKSDPNHVKTWQYYGLWQVEQGNRDQAQYHLSKIAALAGTGSEEYRSLAAALEKPPGTGLVY, translated from the coding sequence ATGAACAAACTTGCAATCAGGCTTTTGACGTTGGCCATGTTCACGATGGCGCTGGTCGTGGTGCCCCTGCTCACCCCGGCCCACGCCTCGGGCGACGAAAATCCTTCGCCTCCGGCATCGTCGGGCACCAAGAAGGGCAAGAAGGACAAGAGCTCCAGCCTCGAGGACGGCCGGTTCATCGCGGCCTATCATGCGGCCTACGCAACGGTCTACGACCGCAACGATTACACTGCCGCAATCGAGCAGTTGAAGGCGCTCGGCCACGACGACAACGCCTCCGTCGCGACCCTGATCGGCTATTCCTATCGCAAGCTCGGCGACTACAAGGTCTCGCAGATCTGGTACGAGCGTGCGCTGAAGTCCGATCCCAACCACGTCAAGACCTGGCAGTATTACGGGCTGTGGCAGGTCGAACAGGGCAATCGCGATCAGGCGCAATATCATTTGAGCAAGATCGCCGCTCTCGCCGGCACCGGCAGCGAGGAATATCGTTCGCTCGCCGCCGCGCTCGAAAAGCCGCCGGGCACCGGCCTCGTCTACTGA
- a CDS encoding IS5 family transposase (programmed frameshift), protein MHRFVLTDAQWAKMEPLCLGKATDPGRTGGDNRLFLEAVLWIARTGSPWRDLPPTFGNWNTVFKRYRDWVKAGVFKRIFDAASDDPDMEFAMVDATIVKVHRHAQGAKGGPKNQAIGKSKGGWTTKILALTDALGNLVRFILLPGHRFDTVGVAPLIKDLEFGGLIADKAFDSNWIIEDMNERKAKVVISQHQRRAKPLDIDKDIYKWRHLIENFFGKLKEFKRVAMRCDKTDSSFEAMIYLATAVIHSR, encoded by the exons ATGCACCGATTCGTTTTGACGGACGCTCAATGGGCGAAGATGGAGCCGCTTTGTTTGGGCAAGGCCACGGACCCTGGCCGCACAGGGGGTGACAACCGTTTGTTTCTCGAAGCTGTGCTTTGGATCGCGCGCACGGGCAGCCCATGGAGAGATTTGCCGCCGACGTTCGGCAACTGGAATACGGTGTTCAAGCGCTATCGCGATTGGGTGAAGGCCGGCGTTTTCAAGCGGATTTTCGATGCCGCATCGGATGATCCGGATATGGAGTTTGCCATGGTCGACGCGACAATCGTCAAAGTTCACCGCCACGCGCAGGGAGCAAAAGGGGGACCAAAAA ATCAGGCCATCGGCAAGTCGAAGGGCGGCTGGACCACCAAAATCCTCGCGCTGACCGACGCGCTTGGGAACCTGGTGCGGTTCATCCTGCTCCCCGGCCATCGCTTTGACACCGTCGGCGTCGCGCCCCTGATCAAGGACCTCGAATTCGGGGGCTTGATCGCTGACAAGGCTTTTGATTCCAATTGGATCATCGAAGACATGAACGAGCGCAAGGCGAAGGTCGTAATCTCGCAGCATCAAAGGCGCGCCAAGCCTCTCGACATCGACAAGGACATTTACAAATGGCGCCACCTGATCGAGAACTTCTTCGGCAAGCTGAAGGAATTCAAGCGCGTAGCAATGCGATGCGACAAGACAGACAGCAGTTTCGAGGCGATGATCTACCTCGCCACCGCCGTCATTCATTCCAGGTGA